The Apium graveolens cultivar Ventura chromosome 6, ASM990537v1, whole genome shotgun sequence genome contains a region encoding:
- the LOC141668722 gene encoding uncharacterized protein LOC141668722, translating into MIESVVIENREYISPKEFGPLTLNMYDSRVWDGLNSKMRDLLVEKGPIRENMIIFPKDKRSREFSTYYSDQKLRNGELVERKWLVYSKELNEVFFFYCKVVKNASSKINLASVGVDDWVHFGEKLKQHDDSLVHLTNLRAWAER; encoded by the coding sequence atgATTGAAAGTGTGGTTATTGAAAATAGGGAATACATTAGTCCTAAAGAGTTTGGTCCACTAACTTTGAATATGTATGATTCTCGGGTATGGGATGGATTAAATAGTAAAATGAGGGATTTGCTAGTTGAAAAGGGGCCTATTAGGGAAAATATGATTATATTTCCCAAGGATAAACGTAGTAGGGAGTTTTCAACCTATTATTCAGATCAAAAATTAAGAAATGGTGAACTTGTCGAAAGAAAATGGTTAGTTTACTCAAAAGAATTGAATGAAGTATTCTTCTTTTATTGTAAAGTGGTAAAAAATGCTAGTTCTAAAATTAATTTAGCAAGTGTTGGAGTAGATGATTGGGTACATTTTGGTGAAAAGCTTAAGCAACACGACGATAGTCTTGTACATCTTACAAACCTTAGGGCGTGGGCTGAACGGTAA